A single window of Helicobacter pylori NCTC 11637 = CCUG 17874 = ATCC 43504 = JCM 12093 DNA harbors:
- a CDS encoding CAAX protease, which produces MQDLQDFKNDITLILSKDRLETYDNLEQYKENLKLISLITPKISNLEIYLRNALDYCLTQIKGNEWVFDEVSLIPLIEELKDKKKEITHSLVLSKMSLEAVIKLIFFYKLEGVALDLRAYSLKAYYKDNKDTLLIKGRKQHLSNYAKAYIALNLLWTIRNRAYHWENLLKLRANNRPRITTRFIRELEKPTSKSFNFGIMPNKIVSFLDDLIKSVGNKDLEKLSSL; this is translated from the coding sequence ATGCAAGATTTACAAGATTTCAAAAACGATATTACGCTCATTCTATCCAAAGACAGACTAGAGACTTATGACAACCTAGAGCAATACAAAGAAAATTTAAAGCTCATTAGTCTAATCACACCTAAAATCTCTAATTTAGAGATTTACTTACGCAACGCACTAGATTATTGCCTAACTCAAATTAAAGGGAATGAGTGGGTGTTTGATGAAGTTTCTTTAATCCCCTTAATAGAAGAATTGAAAGACAAGAAAAAAGAAATCACGCATTCTTTGGTCTTGTCTAAAATGTCTTTAGAAGCGGTGATTAAGCTTATCTTTTTTTACAAATTAGAGGGGGTAGCATTAGATTTGAGAGCCTATAGTCTTAAGGCTTATTACAAAGATAATAAGGATACTTTGCTTATTAAGGGTAGAAAACAACATCTTTCTAATTATGCTAAAGCCTATATTGCTTTAAACTTACTATGGACAATTAGAAATCGTGCGTATCATTGGGAAAATTTACTAAAGCTAAGGGCAAACAACCGCCCACGCATTACAACACGCTTTATCAGAGAATTAGAAAAGCCTACAAGTAAAAGTTTTAACTTTGGTATCATGCCTAACAAAATTGTTTCATTTTTAGATGATTTAATCAAAAGTGTTGGAAACAAAGACTTGGAAAAACTAAGTAGTCTATAA